CAATATGCTGGTGCCCTCATAATCCCAATCCCTCAAAGTAATCTCCTGACCCGACCCACCGAAACATGGACCTTACAATTTAACAGTCCAAGGACAAGGCCGTCATTTTCACAAAAGCAAAGGGCAACACCCCTAATGGGCCGGCCTTCATATATAAACCCTAGCGAAAACCTATCTCTGAAAACCTAACCCTTTGCCGCTCTCGCAGTCAAGCCCCAACTCAGAGACCAAAGCAGAGAGCTCAGCTGCAATCATGGGTCGTATGCACAGCCATGGGAAGGGTATGTCAGCTTCGGCTCTGCCCTACAAGAGAACCCCACCGAGCTGGTTGAAGATCTCTACTCCCGATGTAAGTGAATCTCTCTATAAACCCTAGATTTTTGATTTGGGGGTTTTTGATTGAGACCCAGAACTGAGATGTGTGGTTTTGAAGGTGGAGGATAGTATCTGTAAGTTTGCGAAGAAGGGTATGACGCCGTCTCAGATCGGTGTGATTCTTCGTGACTCTCATGGGATTGCTCAGGTTAAGAGCGTTACTGGAAGCAAGATCTTGAGGATTCTTAAGGCTCATGGTATACCCTTTTTGCTTTTTGTTAATCTCTTTGTGTTTTTGAGGGTGTTTGTGTTTTGGTTAATATAAAGTTTTCGATTGAATGTGAAATGGGGATTGTGGGATTTGAGTGTTTGTGTTTGTGAAGTTACGTTTTGAATTGAATGTGTAAATGAGGTTTATGCTGTTTGTTTAGTGTTTAGTTATGTGATTGAGACTTGATTGCGGTAGCACATTGACATTAGCTTGATACACTGAGCTGTTTTTGCATTTTGATGTTGTGTGGTCGAAAGTGTTTTATGTCTGAATCTTCTTTATTATCGTTCCTACTTTGAATTGGCCGTCTTGTTTTATGATTTTTGTTTGTAACAGTGTGGCTAACTTACTTTTGATTTGTTAGGTCTTGCTCCTGAGATTCCTGAGGATCTGTACCACCTTATCAAGAAGGCTGTGTCAGTGAGGAAGCATTTGGAGAGGAACAGGAAGGACAAGGACTCCAAGTTCCGTTTGATTCTTGTGGAGAGCAGGATTCACAGGCTTGCTCGTTACTACAAGAAGACCAAGAAGCTCCCCCCAGTCTGGAAATAGTAAGCATGCTCACTTCTTTTGCAGTTTGGTTTGCTTATTGTACTGCTGATTTGCTAAATTTGCAGTACATTTTTGTAGTGAGCTCTAACGGTTTAAGTGACATTATGGTAGTTGAAATCCTGTAGGTCTTTCCTGTGTACTGTAATCTCTGAACTTCACATTTAACTAGTTGGTGTCCTGCTTATTTACTATCGAAGAATATCCCGATTTAGTCTTGGTCTAGTTGAAACTTGCTGTTTGATGGTTTTTTAAGG
Above is a window of Fragaria vesca subsp. vesca linkage group LG7, FraVesHawaii_1.0, whole genome shotgun sequence DNA encoding:
- the LOC101293240 gene encoding 40S ribosomal protein S13-like, producing MGRMHSHGKGMSASALPYKRTPPSWLKISTPDVEDSICKFAKKGMTPSQIGVILRDSHGIAQVKSVTGSKILRILKAHGLAPEIPEDLYHLIKKAVSVRKHLERNRKDKDSKFRLILVESRIHRLARYYKKTKKLPPVWKYESTTASTLVA